One Roseburia rectibacter DNA window includes the following coding sequences:
- a CDS encoding methyl-accepting chemotaxis protein: MKLTIRKKVLLCSLIPLLLLGGIILLIASTIVKGVIIDQMENSLKGTAIATQAAYDQNAGTYLQAENGDIWKGSYNISQSENLVDTIKQESGMDVTFFYGSQRIMTSAVDKNGNRILGSPAGDKIVEKVLNGGEGYFSDNVSMDGTIYYGYYVPVYQKGDSSTPVGMVFAGAEKEKISNSVIKIINTIVAIVLVVLVICIIIVEISATSITRALKKGIASVQEVSAGHLDVAFDSKILERKDEVGDLTKAIQNLQNELLKIIKGIKGSTDMLMEASNTLEDTSHQTYDGMREVEATVDSVTNGANLQAEDAKKASDNVKYMGNLIIETGKAADELNDSADQMKQSSDAAVVTIDELKRISEEVKEAVATIADQTKQTNISAQNIQKASQFISEIASQTNLLSLNASIEAARAGEAGKGFAVVASEIQKLAEQSDTASGNIGEIVNTLIANSERVVETMGRTQEIIEKQNMHIESTEQMVNGVMGEIDASIERIRQIESRTRKLESARAEIIDVIDSLSEIAQQNVEGTMQTSASITEITDSFQNIEDSTENLRNMADMLAHNIRHFNI, translated from the coding sequence ATGAAATTAACAATTCGGAAAAAAGTTTTACTCTGTTCTTTGATTCCACTGCTCCTGTTAGGCGGGATTATCCTTCTGATCGCATCAACGATCGTAAAAGGTGTGATCATTGATCAGATGGAAAATTCGTTAAAGGGAACGGCAATCGCAACGCAGGCCGCTTATGACCAGAATGCAGGAACTTATTTACAGGCAGAAAATGGGGATATCTGGAAAGGAAGTTATAATATTTCCCAGTCGGAAAACCTGGTTGATACGATTAAACAGGAGTCCGGGATGGATGTAACATTTTTCTACGGATCGCAGAGAATCATGACCTCTGCAGTTGACAAAAATGGTAACAGGATATTAGGAAGTCCGGCGGGGGATAAAATTGTTGAAAAAGTATTAAATGGCGGCGAGGGGTATTTCAGCGATAATGTATCCATGGATGGTACGATTTACTACGGATACTACGTTCCAGTCTATCAGAAAGGTGACAGCAGTACTCCGGTCGGAATGGTATTCGCAGGTGCAGAAAAAGAGAAAATATCCAACAGCGTCATAAAGATTATCAATACGATCGTAGCGATCGTACTTGTGGTACTTGTCATCTGTATTATAATCGTGGAGATCAGCGCAACTTCCATTACACGTGCATTAAAAAAGGGAATCGCCAGTGTGCAGGAAGTGTCAGCAGGACATCTTGATGTAGCGTTTGACAGTAAAATTTTAGAGCGGAAAGATGAAGTCGGTGATCTGACGAAAGCAATACAGAATCTGCAGAATGAGCTGCTAAAGATCATTAAGGGTATCAAGGGAAGTACGGATATGCTGATGGAGGCATCCAATACGTTAGAAGATACCTCCCATCAGACTTATGATGGAATGCGTGAGGTGGAGGCAACCGTTGATTCTGTTACAAACGGTGCAAATTTACAGGCAGAGGATGCGAAGAAGGCGTCAGATAATGTGAAATATATGGGAAATCTGATCATTGAGACAGGAAAGGCAGCAGATGAGCTGAATGACAGTGCAGATCAGATGAAGCAGTCAAGCGATGCAGCAGTTGTTACGATCGATGAATTAAAACGTATCAGCGAAGAGGTAAAGGAGGCTGTTGCAACGATCGCAGACCAGACGAAACAGACGAATATCTCGGCACAGAATATTCAGAAAGCATCACAGTTTATTTCTGAAATCGCGTCCCAGACAAACCTGCTTTCTTTAAATGCAAGCATTGAAGCTGCACGCGCAGGTGAAGCGGGAAAAGGTTTTGCAGTTGTGGCATCAGAGATACAGAAACTTGCAGAACAGTCCGATACGGCGAGCGGTAATATAGGTGAAATTGTAAATACTTTGATCGCAAATTCCGAACGTGTGGTTGAGACGATGGGCAGGACACAGGAAATTATTGAAAAACAAAATATGCATATTGAGAGTACGGAACAGATGGTAAACGGTGTCATGGGTGAGATTGATGCATCTATCGAACGGATCCGTCAGATTGAGAGCCGGACAAGAAAATTAGAGAGTGCAAGAGCAGAGATCATAGATGTCATCGATTCCCTGTCGGAGATTGCACAGCAGAACGTTGAGGGAACTATGCAGACGAGTGCATCTATTACCGAAATAACGGACAGCTTTCAAAATATTGAAGATTCCACAGAAAATCTGCGTAATATGGCAGATATGCTTGCACACAATATCAGACATTTTAATATATGA